A portion of the Tautonia marina genome contains these proteins:
- the carA gene encoding glutamine-hydrolyzing carbamoyl-phosphate synthase small subunit yields MGIAKLALEDGTVYTGRSFGASGEIDGEVVFNTSMTGYQEILTDPSYHGQIVAMTYPLIGNYGVNAEDEESPRPWVRGFVVRELSRLASNYRSREDLPSYLARHGVIGVEGIDTRALVRRTREVGAMKGYLSTTDLDDASLVEKARRSPGLVGRDLTRDVMPQQIARWDLGFEGPSAEGLRATEGLQRHQATTPHVVALDFGMKRNIPRFLVESGCQVTVVPGSSPPQAILEQKPDGIFVSNGPGDPSALPGAIDALRTLVRSAAEDRGVPIFGICLGHQLLGQALGARTFKMKFGHRGANHPVRDERTGKIEITTQNHGFAIDAESLPKEVEASHTNLYDGTLEGLRHTRLPIFAVQYHPESSAGPHDSGHLFGEFRRLMDR; encoded by the coding sequence ATGGGCATTGCGAAACTGGCCTTGGAGGATGGCACGGTCTACACCGGCCGCTCCTTTGGAGCATCCGGCGAGATCGACGGCGAGGTCGTCTTCAATACGAGCATGACCGGCTATCAGGAGATCCTGACCGATCCGTCCTATCACGGCCAGATCGTCGCCATGACGTACCCGTTGATTGGCAACTACGGCGTCAACGCCGAGGACGAGGAGAGCCCCCGCCCCTGGGTTCGCGGCTTCGTTGTTCGAGAGCTGAGCCGCCTGGCCAGCAACTACCGATCGCGCGAAGACCTGCCGAGCTACCTGGCCCGTCACGGGGTCATCGGGGTGGAGGGGATCGACACCAGGGCCCTCGTCCGCCGGACCCGAGAGGTCGGCGCCATGAAGGGCTACCTCTCCACGACCGATCTCGACGACGCTTCGCTCGTCGAGAAGGCCCGCCGCAGCCCCGGCCTGGTCGGCCGCGATCTGACCCGAGACGTGATGCCCCAGCAGATCGCCCGCTGGGACCTTGGCTTCGAAGGCCCCTCGGCCGAGGGCCTCCGGGCGACCGAAGGCCTGCAACGGCATCAGGCCACCACGCCTCATGTCGTCGCGCTCGACTTCGGCATGAAGCGGAACATCCCGCGCTTTCTGGTCGAGAGTGGTTGCCAGGTGACGGTCGTGCCCGGCTCGAGTCCCCCCCAGGCGATCCTCGAACAGAAGCCCGACGGTATCTTCGTCTCCAACGGTCCCGGCGATCCCTCGGCCCTCCCTGGTGCGATCGATGCGCTTCGGACCCTGGTCCGGTCGGCGGCCGAGGATCGGGGAGTGCCGATCTTTGGCATCTGCCTCGGCCACCAGTTGCTCGGCCAGGCCCTGGGAGCCCGGACCTTCAAGATGAAGTTCGGCCACCGAGGGGCCAACCACCCGGTCCGCGACGAACGCACCGGCAAGATCGAGATCACGACCCAGAACCACGGCTTCGCCATCGACGCCGAGTCGTTGCCGAAGGAGGTCGAGGCCTCTCACACGAACCTCTACGACGGCACCCTCGAAGGGCTCCGGCACACCCGGCTCCCCATCTTCGCCGTCCAGTATCACCCCGAGTCGTCGGCCGGGCCGCACGACAGCGGGCACCTGTTCGGCGAGTTCCGACGCTTGATGGATCGCTGA
- a CDS encoding adenylosuccinate synthase: MPSTCVVGLQWGDEAKGKIVDALCDRHDMVVRYQGGANAGHTVVTGGVTYKLSLLPSGILREGITSVLGNGLVIHPPTLLEEIERLAGQGIDVSGRLLVGDRAHVIMPYHLVEERLTEESTEAAEQLGTTRRGIGPCYRDKVGRVHGIRIADLYYPDSFREQVRRAVEFKNRSLSALLHDFTPLDARAITEEYLALADRMKPYVGDATDRLHLAIDSGSRLLFEGAQGTLLDIDHGSYPYVTSSNSSAAGIWSGSGVPARHVDRWIGVVKAYTTRVGEGPFPTELHDEVGERIRRVGREFGTVTGRPRRCGWFDAVAGRYTARVSGSTELAVMLLDVLSGIDRLRVAVAYEDESGARVSAFPAHLDRLAQCRPVFHELPGWSEDISGVRSWSDLPENARRYVRFLGEQLGVPVRIVSVGPDRDQTIWIDSATDRS; the protein is encoded by the coding sequence GTGCCATCGACGTGCGTCGTGGGGTTGCAGTGGGGAGACGAGGCCAAAGGAAAGATCGTCGATGCCCTCTGTGACCGGCATGACATGGTCGTCCGCTACCAGGGGGGGGCCAATGCCGGCCACACCGTCGTGACCGGCGGCGTGACCTACAAGCTCTCGCTGCTGCCCTCGGGAATCCTGCGAGAGGGGATCACCTCGGTTCTCGGCAACGGCCTGGTCATTCATCCGCCCACCTTGCTGGAGGAGATCGAGCGGCTGGCCGGTCAGGGGATCGACGTGAGCGGCCGCCTGCTGGTCGGCGACCGGGCCCACGTCATCATGCCCTACCACCTCGTCGAGGAACGCCTCACCGAGGAATCGACCGAGGCCGCCGAGCAGCTCGGGACGACCCGTCGCGGGATCGGCCCCTGCTACCGAGACAAGGTCGGCCGGGTCCACGGCATCCGGATTGCCGACCTCTACTACCCCGACTCGTTCCGCGAGCAGGTCCGCCGCGCCGTCGAGTTCAAGAACCGCTCCCTCTCGGCCCTCCTGCACGACTTCACTCCCCTCGATGCCCGAGCCATCACCGAGGAGTACCTGGCCCTGGCCGATCGCATGAAGCCCTACGTGGGCGATGCTACCGACCGGCTCCACCTGGCGATCGACTCGGGCAGCCGCCTCTTGTTCGAAGGGGCCCAGGGCACCTTGCTCGACATCGACCACGGCAGCTATCCGTATGTGACCAGCTCGAACAGCAGTGCCGCGGGCATCTGGTCCGGCTCGGGGGTTCCGGCCCGTCACGTTGACCGCTGGATCGGCGTGGTCAAGGCGTACACGACCCGGGTCGGCGAAGGCCCCTTCCCGACCGAGCTGCACGACGAGGTCGGCGAGCGCATCCGCCGCGTTGGGCGAGAGTTCGGCACCGTGACCGGCCGCCCGAGGCGTTGCGGATGGTTCGACGCCGTGGCTGGTCGCTACACCGCCCGGGTCTCCGGATCGACCGAGCTGGCCGTCATGCTGCTCGATGTGCTGAGCGGGATCGACCGGCTTCGGGTCGCGGTCGCCTACGAGGACGAGTCGGGGGCCCGCGTCTCGGCCTTCCCGGCCCACCTCGACCGGCTGGCCCAGTGCCGCCCGGTCTTCCACGAGCTTCCCGGATGGTCCGAGGACATCTCCGGGGTCCGCTCCTGGTCCGACCTGCCCGAGAACGCCCGGCGCTATGTGCGGTTCCTGGGAGAACAACTCGGCGTTCCGGTGCGTATCGTCTCGGTTGGCCCGGACCGCGACCAGACCATCTGGATCGATTCCGCAACCGACCGCTCGTAA
- a CDS encoding isoprenyl transferase, translating to MTDPKVLPPEQRPRHVAIIMDGNGRWAEAQGLPRIFGHRSGIRSVRSVVEEGCRIGLEQMTLYCFSSENWKRPNRELRFLFRLLRHFLIVERSELMEQNVRLTMIGRREGLPEDVLDEFDRTAAMTAPNTGMTLCLAVNYGARAEIAEAARRIAQDAMAGRLDPDRIDEATFSGYLTTAGMPDPDLLIRTAGELRLSNYLLWQISYAELYITEVLWPDFRAEHLQRAVLDYARRQRKFGGLPGRAPAPEPTPIG from the coding sequence ATGACCGACCCCAAGGTCCTGCCCCCCGAGCAACGGCCTCGGCACGTCGCCATCATCATGGACGGCAACGGCCGATGGGCCGAAGCTCAGGGGCTTCCCCGGATCTTCGGCCATCGCTCCGGCATCCGCAGCGTCCGATCGGTGGTCGAGGAAGGCTGCCGGATCGGCCTGGAGCAGATGACCCTCTACTGCTTCTCCAGCGAGAACTGGAAGCGGCCGAACCGCGAGCTGCGCTTCCTGTTCCGCCTGCTCCGGCACTTCCTCATCGTCGAACGCTCCGAGCTGATGGAGCAGAACGTCCGCCTGACGATGATCGGCCGTCGCGAAGGGCTGCCCGAGGACGTCCTCGACGAGTTCGACCGCACGGCCGCCATGACCGCCCCGAACACCGGCATGACCCTCTGCCTGGCCGTCAACTACGGCGCGAGGGCCGAGATCGCCGAGGCCGCCCGCCGGATCGCCCAGGATGCGATGGCCGGGCGGCTGGACCCCGATCGGATCGACGAGGCAACCTTCTCCGGCTACCTGACGACCGCCGGTATGCCCGACCCCGACCTCCTGATCCGAACCGCCGGCGAGCTTCGGCTGAGCAATTACCTGCTCTGGCAGATCTCCTATGCCGAGCTGTATATCACCGAGGTTCTCTGGCCCGACTTCCGGGCCGAGCACCTGCAGCGGGCCGTGCTCGACTACGCCCGTCGCCAGCGGAAGTTCGGGGGCTTGCCCGGTCGGGCTCCGGCCCCAGAGCCCACTCCCATCGGCTGA
- a CDS encoding phosphatidate cytidylyltransferase → MLLTRLLIGLPMAAGFVAILLIDTLYLAPWFPLWLVAMLVAMGLAAREITNLFEQTSARPDGVVVFGGVLVVVLSNWGPHVSRALMDLDARPGAAVEALAWPLWAFVAVVMTTFITQSARFEHPGGSMATISGTVLAVAYVGLLGSFLVQIRWLESPYQGLVPLAALVATAKGADMGAYFAGRAAGRHKLWPRLSPNKTIEGAIGGLILAVIFALIVFGLTRFLFQTSVLSWPAVIGFGVLVGGAAQLGDLMESMIKRDCERKDSSATLPGFGGVLDVLDSLLFAGPVAYGYWLIFGPA, encoded by the coding sequence ATGCTCCTGACCCGGTTGCTCATTGGCCTCCCGATGGCGGCAGGGTTCGTGGCCATCCTGCTCATCGATACCCTCTATCTCGCCCCCTGGTTCCCCCTCTGGCTGGTGGCGATGCTGGTGGCGATGGGCCTGGCGGCCCGAGAGATCACCAACCTGTTTGAGCAGACCAGCGCCCGGCCCGACGGGGTCGTCGTCTTCGGAGGCGTCCTGGTGGTCGTCCTCTCGAACTGGGGGCCGCACGTCTCCCGAGCCCTGATGGACCTCGACGCCCGGCCCGGAGCCGCCGTCGAAGCCCTGGCCTGGCCGCTCTGGGCGTTCGTGGCCGTGGTGATGACCACCTTCATCACGCAAAGTGCCCGGTTCGAGCATCCCGGCGGATCGATGGCGACCATCTCCGGCACGGTTCTGGCCGTGGCCTATGTCGGTCTGCTCGGCAGTTTCCTGGTCCAGATCCGATGGCTCGAAAGCCCGTATCAGGGGCTCGTTCCCCTGGCGGCCCTGGTGGCCACGGCCAAGGGGGCCGACATGGGAGCCTACTTCGCCGGTCGAGCCGCCGGGCGGCACAAGCTCTGGCCCCGACTCAGTCCGAACAAGACCATCGAAGGGGCGATCGGCGGCCTGATTCTTGCAGTAATCTTTGCCCTAATCGTGTTCGGTCTGACCCGGTTCTTGTTCCAGACCTCGGTCCTGAGCTGGCCGGCGGTCATCGGCTTTGGCGTGCTGGTGGGAGGTGCGGCTCAACTGGGTGACCTGATGGAGTCGATGATCAAACGCGACTGTGAACGCAAGGACTCGTCGGCCACCCTTCCCGGATTCGGCGGAGTGCTTGACGTGCTCGACTCGTTGCTCTTTGCCGGTCCTGTGGCCTACGGCTACTGGCTGATCTTCGGGCCGGCCTGA
- a CDS encoding PhoH family protein, which yields MQAVTIRLADHDEELAIFGSRDQFLRQVRDALGVKVLARNGEIRLEGESDRVDRASRVFEGLRRRYRRQRMITTQDVADAIDAVTPIDGGSGVSNVEIREGNRLVRPRTDGQTRYLRALLENSLVFCIGPAGTGKTYLAVAAAVAALRRGEIKKIVLVRPAVEAGERLGFLPGDLEAKINPYLRPLLDALRDLMDYEQLRRYMSNDLIEIAPLAYMRGRTLNEAVIIMDEGQNATVNQMKMFLTRMGTDARIVVTGDTTQVDLEPGTPDGLSDAVRRLEGIDGIGVVRLDRSDIVRHPLVQAIVNAYERTGSPIEPGMMAAPSPLDSAGSPGDSPRSEPGLAPEHP from the coding sequence ATGCAGGCAGTGACGATTCGCCTGGCCGATCACGACGAGGAGCTGGCAATCTTCGGCAGCCGTGACCAGTTTCTCCGCCAGGTCCGGGATGCGCTGGGAGTCAAGGTCCTCGCCAGGAACGGAGAGATCCGGCTTGAGGGAGAATCGGATCGGGTGGATCGTGCCTCCCGGGTCTTCGAAGGTTTGCGCCGCCGCTACCGACGACAGCGGATGATCACCACTCAGGACGTTGCCGACGCCATCGACGCGGTCACTCCCATCGACGGCGGTTCAGGCGTCTCGAACGTCGAGATCCGGGAAGGGAACCGCCTGGTCCGCCCTCGGACCGACGGGCAGACCCGCTACCTGAGAGCCTTGCTGGAGAACTCGCTGGTCTTCTGCATCGGTCCGGCCGGCACCGGCAAGACCTACCTGGCCGTCGCCGCCGCCGTGGCAGCCCTGCGTCGGGGAGAGATCAAGAAGATCGTCCTGGTTCGTCCGGCCGTCGAGGCCGGGGAACGCCTCGGCTTCCTTCCGGGCGACCTGGAAGCGAAGATCAACCCCTACCTTCGCCCGTTGCTCGACGCCCTGCGCGACTTGATGGACTACGAGCAGCTTCGCCGTTACATGAGCAACGACCTGATCGAGATCGCCCCCCTGGCCTACATGAGAGGCCGGACCCTCAACGAGGCGGTCATCATCATGGACGAAGGGCAGAACGCCACCGTCAATCAGATGAAGATGTTTCTGACCCGCATGGGGACCGACGCCCGGATCGTCGTCACCGGAGACACGACCCAGGTCGACCTCGAACCCGGAACCCCCGATGGCCTCTCCGACGCCGTCCGGCGGCTCGAAGGGATCGACGGCATCGGGGTCGTTCGTCTGGATCGCTCCGACATTGTGCGTCACCCCCTGGTCCAGGCGATCGTTAATGCCTACGAGCGTACCGGCTCTCCGATCGAGCCGGGGATGATGGCCGCCCCTTCCCCGCTCGACTCGGCGGGCTCACCGGGCGACTCTCCACGATCCGAACCGGGCCTTGCCCCGGAGCATCCGTGA
- a CDS encoding HD family phosphohydrolase, which produces MTPGKRKPKPVRAQLRGAELIDLRKSRLTRQRQRLACLIPAVLAALISAAIVCGSGPAFPYRVGQRATRDLRVNVPEFQRLNLVQTNRLREQAARQISPIFSNDPAPILELQKLLEDLVETVANARRETIASLPPDVVESWGLDANIFEDLREASDTPLRRDDLRRSIAEAFAPIIRHGVLGRGLLPLDEESGTMIQVLQDDRRVSVSRDRVFPERLVRPDGLVAEDFIATFNSPELGKTLFGLVAERLAQTTTLHFEKEATAEARQRARNRVRDYYDTYTRGQLLVERGRIITEDQLELLRLDHQASLASMTSADRLKRVGAFVVLVASLYGLTGALLQRFDPRIARDPIRISALCFVAVLALGLSRLIAIHPWGAELIPIALAALMLAVAYTPMTALVFTFGTSLLISLALGTGLGYFIMLMGGTAAGILLLGEVRTRTKPIQVGAVAALGYAALSAAAGLWQEQPVELIAAESGIRAGWGLLTGFLLGGSLPYVERMFGIVTGISLLELGDVNHPLLQELVRRAPGTHNHSITVGTIAEAAAEKIGCDGLLVRVGAYFHDIGKMLKPNYFIENQTPGTVNRHANLAPAMSTLIIIGHVKDGVELGRQHNLPARIIDLIEQHHGTTLVEYFYHEANRRRDGNPDASIVLESAFRYPGPKPQTKEAAILMMADASESASRALSDPTPARLEGLVEDLIDKRLRDGQFDQCELTIREIAAIRDSITKSLIGIYHGRVKYPQQRTA; this is translated from the coding sequence ATGACGCCTGGTAAACGCAAGCCCAAGCCCGTCCGCGCGCAATTGCGCGGGGCCGAGTTGATCGACCTCCGCAAAAGCCGACTCACCCGGCAGCGCCAGCGCCTCGCCTGCCTGATCCCCGCCGTGCTCGCGGCTCTGATCAGCGCGGCGATCGTCTGCGGCTCCGGGCCGGCCTTCCCGTACCGAGTCGGCCAGCGGGCGACGCGAGACCTTCGGGTCAACGTCCCTGAATTCCAGCGCTTGAACCTCGTTCAGACCAACCGCCTCCGAGAGCAAGCCGCCCGGCAGATCTCTCCAATTTTCTCGAACGACCCTGCGCCGATTCTCGAACTCCAGAAACTCTTGGAAGACCTCGTCGAAACGGTGGCCAACGCTCGACGCGAGACAATCGCATCGTTGCCCCCCGATGTGGTTGAATCCTGGGGCCTTGATGCGAATATCTTCGAAGATCTCCGCGAGGCGAGCGACACTCCCTTGCGTCGCGACGACCTCCGCCGCTCGATCGCCGAGGCCTTCGCGCCGATCATCCGCCACGGTGTCCTCGGCAGGGGCCTGCTTCCGCTCGACGAAGAATCGGGCACGATGATCCAGGTCTTGCAGGATGATCGCCGCGTCTCGGTGAGTCGAGACCGCGTCTTCCCCGAACGCCTCGTGCGTCCCGATGGCCTGGTCGCCGAGGATTTCATCGCCACGTTCAATTCCCCTGAGCTGGGTAAGACTCTGTTCGGCCTGGTCGCCGAACGCCTGGCCCAGACGACGACCCTCCACTTCGAGAAGGAAGCCACAGCCGAGGCTCGACAGCGGGCTCGGAATCGAGTCCGAGACTACTACGACACCTATACTCGGGGGCAGTTGCTCGTCGAGAGGGGTCGCATTATTACCGAGGATCAACTGGAACTGCTCCGGCTCGACCATCAGGCCTCGCTGGCTTCAATGACTTCGGCCGACCGCCTGAAGCGGGTCGGGGCCTTTGTCGTTCTGGTGGCAAGCCTGTACGGCTTGACGGGGGCCTTGCTTCAGCGGTTCGACCCCAGGATCGCCCGCGATCCGATTCGGATCTCGGCCCTCTGCTTCGTTGCCGTGCTGGCGCTGGGGCTGAGTCGGTTGATCGCCATTCATCCCTGGGGGGCCGAGTTGATCCCGATCGCCCTGGCGGCTCTGATGCTCGCCGTGGCCTATACTCCCATGACGGCACTGGTCTTCACCTTCGGCACGAGCCTGCTGATCAGCCTCGCGCTGGGGACGGGCCTGGGTTACTTCATCATGCTGATGGGAGGAACGGCCGCCGGGATCCTCTTGCTCGGGGAGGTCCGCACGCGGACCAAGCCGATTCAGGTCGGAGCCGTGGCGGCCCTCGGCTATGCGGCGCTCTCGGCCGCTGCCGGACTCTGGCAAGAGCAACCCGTGGAATTGATTGCCGCCGAGAGCGGCATTCGGGCCGGCTGGGGACTGCTGACCGGGTTCCTCCTCGGTGGCAGCCTTCCCTATGTCGAGCGCATGTTCGGGATCGTCACCGGCATCAGTCTCCTGGAACTTGGCGATGTGAACCACCCGTTGTTGCAAGAACTGGTTCGACGCGCTCCCGGCACGCACAATCACTCGATCACCGTCGGCACGATCGCCGAGGCCGCTGCCGAGAAGATCGGGTGCGATGGCCTACTCGTCCGGGTCGGGGCCTACTTCCACGACATCGGCAAGATGCTCAAGCCGAACTACTTCATCGAGAACCAGACCCCCGGCACGGTCAACCGGCATGCGAACCTGGCGCCGGCGATGAGTACCTTGATCATTATCGGTCACGTGAAAGACGGCGTCGAACTGGGCCGCCAGCACAATCTGCCGGCCCGGATCATCGACCTGATCGAGCAGCACCACGGCACGACCCTGGTCGAATACTTCTACCACGAGGCCAACCGCCGACGAGACGGCAACCCCGACGCCTCGATCGTCCTCGAAAGTGCCTTCCGCTATCCCGGCCCGAAACCGCAAACCAAGGAGGCGGCCATCCTGATGATGGCCGATGCCTCCGAGAGTGCCAGCCGGGCCCTGTCCGACCCGACCCCCGCCCGGCTCGAAGGGCTGGTCGAGGACTTGATCGACAAGCGCCTCCGCGATGGGCAGTTCGACCAGTGCGAGCTGACGATCCGAGAGATCGCCGCCATCCGAGACAGCATTACCAAATCCCTCATCGGCATCTACCACGGCCGCGTGAAGTACCCCCAGCAACGAACTGCCTGA
- the ybeY gene encoding rRNA maturation RNase YbeY, which yields MTASPDDLDRPTLEIDLSDTQRHLRLDPDRVRSLARRTLELEGVDQGCLSIAVVDNQTIHEVNRRHLDHDWPTDVVSFLLSEPETPEFSGDLVISAEMAVSVASQCGLDPNAEFALYLVHGLLHLCGYDDLSEQERIRMRRREDEILEVLGIARPPRDLEGSEFKASAQEAGS from the coding sequence ATGACCGCATCCCCCGACGATCTTGACCGGCCGACGCTGGAGATCGACCTGAGCGATACGCAAAGGCACCTCCGCCTCGATCCCGACCGCGTCCGCTCTCTGGCTCGCCGCACCCTGGAACTGGAAGGGGTCGACCAGGGCTGCCTGTCGATCGCCGTCGTGGACAACCAGACGATTCACGAGGTCAATCGACGCCACCTCGATCACGATTGGCCGACCGACGTGGTCAGCTTCCTCCTCTCGGAGCCGGAAACGCCCGAGTTCTCCGGTGATCTGGTCATCTCGGCCGAGATGGCCGTCTCGGTCGCAAGCCAGTGCGGCCTTGACCCCAACGCGGAATTCGCGTTGTACTTGGTTCACGGACTGCTTCATCTGTGTGGTTACGACGACCTCTCCGAGCAGGAACGCATTCGGATGCGGCGTCGGGAGGACGAGATCCTCGAGGTTCTGGGCATCGCCCGTCCCCCTCGCGACCTTGAGGGGAGCGAGTTCAAGGCATCGGCACAGGAGGCAGGTTCTTGA
- a CDS encoding hemolysin family protein, giving the protein MSALAFGIILVAALLIAAWHGLAVLISRALLTYSRSQLEAQCEANGRPDRADAIEADWERTERSCAVHATASGLLLLALLGVAEANHPAIVNAWALITVWIVAGLILRVIAGVAGRVHAEAVLDWSWPIIQVLNRLAVPVLSAGAALEAAVHRRRKGPRRTTRPRPLSVEVEIRSLRSAAEAEHELTEATRDRIEHLVALERRDVGEIMTPRSAMVALAASTPAAEAARTIISSGHSRIPLFGENRDDIVGILYAKDLFGEILDGSSLDTVRLRRLVRPPLRVPETKRASDLIDEMRRQRVHLAVVLDEYGGVAGLVTLEDLLEEIVGAIDDEYDNPTPEDPVVLIAESLYEVDAGMSLDDLNERLDLDLPTDADYQTIGGFAFNALGRLPEPGVSFLDRGVEFTVIEVGDHSIRRVRIDLRPRESLEHSVG; this is encoded by the coding sequence TTGAGCGCCTTGGCCTTCGGGATCATCCTGGTCGCGGCTCTACTGATCGCCGCCTGGCACGGCCTGGCGGTCCTGATTTCCCGAGCCCTGTTGACCTACTCTCGCAGTCAGTTGGAAGCGCAGTGCGAGGCCAACGGCCGGCCCGATCGGGCCGACGCGATCGAGGCCGATTGGGAACGCACCGAACGCTCGTGCGCCGTCCATGCCACGGCCTCGGGCTTGCTGCTGCTCGCTCTGCTCGGCGTCGCCGAGGCCAATCATCCGGCGATCGTCAACGCTTGGGCCTTGATCACCGTCTGGATCGTGGCGGGCCTGATTCTTCGCGTGATCGCCGGGGTTGCCGGTCGCGTGCATGCCGAGGCGGTGCTTGACTGGTCGTGGCCGATCATCCAGGTGCTGAACCGCCTGGCCGTGCCGGTTCTCTCGGCGGGTGCTGCCCTTGAGGCCGCCGTTCATCGCCGACGGAAAGGCCCGCGTCGCACCACCCGGCCTCGCCCCCTGAGCGTCGAGGTCGAGATCCGGTCACTCCGCTCCGCCGCCGAGGCGGAGCATGAATTGACCGAGGCCACCCGCGATCGGATCGAACACCTGGTCGCGCTCGAACGGCGTGACGTGGGAGAGATCATGACTCCCCGATCCGCGATGGTCGCCCTGGCCGCGAGTACCCCCGCGGCCGAAGCGGCCCGGACGATCATCTCGTCGGGCCACAGCCGGATCCCCCTCTTTGGAGAGAATCGCGACGACATCGTTGGAATTCTCTATGCGAAGGATCTCTTTGGCGAAATCCTCGACGGATCGAGTCTCGACACGGTCCGGCTGCGACGCCTGGTTCGACCGCCGCTCCGCGTGCCGGAAACCAAGCGAGCCTCGGACCTGATCGACGAGATGCGCCGACAGCGTGTTCACCTGGCCGTCGTGCTCGACGAGTACGGCGGTGTCGCCGGCCTGGTCACGCTCGAAGACCTGCTCGAAGAAATCGTCGGGGCGATCGACGATGAATATGATAATCCGACTCCGGAAGATCCGGTCGTTCTGATTGCCGAGTCGCTCTACGAGGTCGATGCCGGTATGAGTCTTGATGACCTGAACGAACGGCTCGACCTCGACCTGCCGACCGATGCCGACTACCAGACCATCGGCGGATTCGCATTCAATGCCCTCGGCCGCTTGCCCGAGCCGGGCGTTTCGTTCCTCGATCGCGGGGTTGAGTTCACCGTGATCGAAGTGGGGGATCACTCGATCCGGAGAGTTCGGATCGACCTGCGGCCGAGGGAGAGCCTGGAACACTCGGTCGGCTAA
- the recO gene encoding DNA repair protein RecO — MAAIRTPALVIRSVEVFETSRVLTLFTRELGKVSALAKGARRLKSPFQSGLDLLSVCDIVVLHKASDALDLLTEAVLDEHFEPLRRDLAALYAGCYVAELLDALTDRHDPHPKLFDAARVTLRHLGDPVSRPSRTLRFELACLRELGLMPALDTCVHCGRPPTAFDDRVAFGLATGGVLCADCRPGQPHVATLSAATLDAIRALASPGDAWKATWGHPEVLGPVRSTVGAIISHLMGRRPRLLSFV, encoded by the coding sequence TTGGCCGCGATTCGCACCCCTGCCCTGGTGATCCGATCGGTCGAGGTTTTCGAGACCAGTCGGGTCCTGACGCTCTTTACGAGAGAGCTGGGGAAGGTTTCGGCCCTGGCCAAGGGGGCAAGGCGGCTGAAGTCGCCGTTTCAGTCCGGGCTTGACCTGTTGAGCGTCTGCGATATCGTGGTGCTTCACAAGGCGTCCGATGCCCTCGACCTGCTGACCGAGGCCGTGCTTGACGAGCACTTCGAACCACTTCGCCGCGATCTCGCGGCCCTCTACGCCGGCTGTTACGTCGCCGAGTTGCTCGACGCCCTGACCGACCGCCACGACCCGCACCCGAAGCTGTTCGACGCGGCCCGAGTGACCCTTCGTCACCTGGGCGATCCCGTCTCTCGCCCGAGCCGGACACTCCGGTTCGAGCTGGCCTGTCTCCGGGAGTTGGGTTTGATGCCGGCACTTGATACCTGTGTTCACTGCGGCCGACCGCCGACGGCCTTCGACGATCGGGTTGCCTTCGGCCTGGCCACCGGCGGTGTCCTGTGCGCCGATTGCCGCCCCGGTCAGCCGCACGTTGCGACCCTCTCGGCCGCGACGCTCGACGCGATCCGAGCCCTCGCGTCTCCCGGCGATGCCTGGAAAGCGACCTGGGGGCATCCGGAAGTGCTTGGGCCGGTGCGGTCGACCGTCGGGGCGATCATCAGCCATCTGATGGGCCGAAGGCCACGCCTCCTTTCGTTCGTCTGA